Within the Silurus meridionalis isolate SWU-2019-XX chromosome 2, ASM1480568v1, whole genome shotgun sequence genome, the region ATTCATCTGAACAATTAATCAATTCAAAGTCTTttcaatttacaaaataaaaagttcatTAGAAATTTttgatgacagatgatgacaactggtttaaccattttgcattcaatgacttatgcaatgctgaaatgttttcggggttaagactatttgggtgaaaccagtataatatattttgacataaacaactgataatgcaTGAAACAGCAGACAACTGAACACACtcaactaaataataaaaaaataaaagcattcacaatttgatcaaaacaacaaaaaaaagttttataatgtgcacaagtgactaaatgatgaGGAAGTAGAACAGGTAGTTTTGAAACTTCCATTTATGATCTTAGAattgctccaaagcaactgagaaaaattgtaagtaaaagagagaatttcttttttttttctgaagcttGGTGGGTCAGCTGTGTCCTTTTCAGAAGCAGTGCTCATTTATCACTGAGCTGTTGCAGAGTACCTCTTCTTTTTTAATGAGTATCATAAACATTACATAACCTACAAAGCCAGCTAGCTTCCTAATATATAAGTTCTGATTGATGACTACAAAAGGAGTTACTCTGCTGTATTTTCACAGTACATTGTTCAGCACTGAACcatatttttaaagcttttccCCAAAGCTACATGCATCTTCAAGCCCAAAGGGTGTTATAGTATTAGCCAATTATGTCTAACTACGTGAAATACAGTGTATTAAACAATACTATCACATCATATCATCACAAGACCCAGATGAAATACaaataccaaataaataaaaaaaacacctttttcaCTGTCTGGCTGTTgttatctttttattaaaacaaactcAGAGTTAGCACAATAAGCTAAACCTAAATGACTAGAGAACAATTAATAACATCTACCTGttcagcaaaaaaacacacaacactcaaTAATACCTCATTCAACACCTCAGGTTTTCTTTCATTGGTTAGTTTTATTGGACTCTAATTTGCTCTTTGTTTCTCCTTTTAACTCTTTCACTCTCCTCATTGACTACATGTGCTGTCCACAGTATAGTCACCATCTTTTCTTAAGTCTATATGTTTGGGATGAGCTGCATGGTGTATCATCATATGCATACAACTTTCCTACCAATTCTGACCGACATCCCTGCCATTGCACTGACTATCAATTACTATACATTGTACTGTTGGTTgtgacagatagatagatagatagatagatagatagatagatagatagatagatagatagatagatagatagatagatagatagatagatagatagatagacagacagacagacatacacttCTAGTTATGTCTTTAGTTTTTTACAAACAAGGTGGATGGATTTTATGACGTCAGACTGAGCGCGCCCGCCggcgctgctgctgctgctgctgctgctgatgatgatgctgaGCTGCTCATTCTGTGCGTTACTGACACCTCAGTTCTGCAAGCTTAACACATCGCGCAGTATATAAAACCCCGGCAACTCTGCGAAGGGAAATCAGTACGCCTCTCAGCATGGATCGTCTACTACATGGACCCAGCTGGAGACGCGAGGAGCAGCGCTATCAGCCAGCTCCATCCTCTCAGCGCCTCGCAAGGACACCTGCGCTCAGCCGAGCCGGCGGCAACGCGGGACCAGCTCCGAAACCAGGCCACAGCTCGCGCCACTTCTCTCCTGAGCTGCCCCTGATGATGACGAACGAGAAGGAGCTACTCCGCGGCCTGAACGACCGCTTCGCGGGCTTTATTGAGACAGTGCACCGCCTGGAAAGCCAAAACAGAGCACTGGAGAAGGAGATCGAGGAGATCCGACTGAAAGCAAAGTCGACCACGGCTCTGGCCAAGCAGTATGAGCCGGAGCTGCAGGACCTGAGGAGGCAGGCGCATGACATGGCCATGCAGAAGCATCAGATTGAGCTGGAGCAGAAGCGCGTGGAGGACGAGTTTAACGCGCTGAGGGAGAAATGCGAGCAGGAGGCGCGCAGCAGAGCTGAAGCCGAGGAGAGCATCGCTGCGCTCAAGAAATACATCGACAACGCGTATTTATCCAAAGAAGAGATGGACAGGAAGGCGACGGCTCTCGAGGACGAGATCGAGTTTCTCAAGAGAAACCACGAGGCTGAAGTGGCTGAGATGTTGACCCAAATGAAGGAGACGCGCGTTCCTGTGGAGGTGAAGGGTTTCGGGAAAGGAGAGCTCACCGCGGCGCTCAGGGAGATCCGGGCACAGCTGGAAGGTCGCGCTTTCTGTCCAGACAGCCACAATGACCAACGCTTCAACAATCAGTTGGCCAAACTCACCAAAGCTGCCGAGACAGGCAGAGAGGCTCTGATTGCCACCAAAGCTGAAATCAGCCAATACAGAAAGCAGCTGCAGAGCAAGAACGTGGAGCTCGATTCAGTCAGAGGAATGAGAGAAGCTCTGGAGAGACAGCTGTATGACCTCGAGCAAAGACATACCGCCGAAATCCATCACTACCAGGTCAGTCTTTCATCACACCTGGAAAGCCAGTGTAACACATAACAACCGTGATGCAGAAACTGTATCAGCTTAGGTCCAGTCTTAATCCTGCCATGTTACATACTTGTTACATCATATGTACAGTATTAAGTGCAGCCATTTGTTAGTTAAAAGCTGCAGGATTtagtttaattacattttatttctatagcacttttaacaattaacattggtccaaagcagctttatagagataaaaaggttataaaatttctatttatttgttagtCCCTATTAGTATAGCACCTATAAGTGTATCCCTAATAGCTAAGCATTGGTGACAGTAGAAAGGACCTTGAAATGATCCAGACTCAGAAGAGAACCCATCCTAATCTGGATATGGTCACCAGTGACCtaagttaaaatattttattggacACGCTAAacctttttcattgttttttctgtttaaaaaaaagtttattctgCAGTTTCTGTTTATTCAGTTTCTTTTTCTGCTGTGTGATTTTTAACAGGACACCATTAGAGAGCTGGAACAGGAGCTGAAAAACACCAAATATGACATGAGCAGCCATGTGCAAGAGTATCACGATCTGCTGAATGTGAAAATGGCACTGGATGCTGAAATCTATTCATACAGGTGAGGATCACAACACCATCATattttcaattaaatgaaaaatgcgTCAACATCTGGTTTACGAACAGCTGGTTGAAATCATGTTGTCCTTATGTCCTCCTGCAGAAAATTGCTGGAGAGTGAGGAGTCAAGATACTCCACTCTTTCTGATGCACAGATACCAGTGCCGTATGTTTACAGGCAGTCACCCATCTATACTCTGCCTAGTGTCCCAAGGGTGGGCGGAGTGACTCGAAAAGCAGAGCCGCAGTACAAATTCGTTGAGGAGATTATTACAGAAACAACCAGGGAAGACATTGAGATTTCAGACACAGGGTCTGAGGATGCTGAAGAACAAAGGGAGGGTGAGAAAGTGTGTAGTGAGAAAGAGAATGCAGATACAGCAGAGCCAGGTAAAGAGGACTTAGTGGAAGAAAAGACCCAAGAATCAGAAACACAGGATAAAACAGAACGACCAGATGAAGAAAAGCCAACAGGAAATGTAGAGGAAGAACAATCACTAAAAGAGTCAACAGGTGTTTCTACAGAGCTTAAGGAAGATGAGATAAACACCGAACCAGCACAAAACAATGTAACTACACCAGAACAAActgaagagaaagaaacagatcaAGCAGACAAAGAAAGTGATCCAGACTCCAAAACACAGGAGCCAGATTTAGAGACAAAACCAGAACAAACTCAAGCAGAAACAAGCACCAATGAAGATGTAGAAATGGTAGCTCTCGACACCGAAAAAGTGAAACAGGACatagcaaaagaaataaatcaggcCAGTGTGGAACAACCAGAGCCAAAAGAGCAAACAGCTACCCAGGAAGTTATTACAGAGCCAGGAAAAAGTACTATGGAAGAGATACCTCCAAAATCCGAGAATGAAAAggtaaaagaaaagacagaacaTGTAGCTGAGCCTGAGGATTCCTCTACTGGAAAAATgatggagaaagacagagaaagtgaTCAGTTGAAATCTGTGGAGGTGGACGCATCCACTGCTGACCCACAGCCTGTATCTCAAAAGGCTGAGGCAGGAGAAGAGACACGTCCTAACAGCGAAGCAGATTCAAAGCAGACTGTAGAAACTTCAGAAGCTGATGTACTCGATACTACTAAAGCAGCAAGTGCGCAGGATAATGCAGTAGAGGTGCAAAAAGAGCTGGCAGAGAAAGTAAAGACAGATGCACCGCTAAAAAGTGAGGTAGTTGAGGAAAAacctgaggagaaaaaaatggacagCAAACCCGAGGTTGACACAGAAACTATGATACCAGGAAAGGGAGACAGTCTCCAGTCTACAGAGGCACACATTTCAAAAGAGGATGTTTCCAAACCTGCTGCCAAAGAAACTAACGTTGAAACATCCGAGCCATCTGAAAAGGAGGAGATTCAGACAAAGGATGTGATGGACAGTGCAAAAAAGGAGGAAAGTACTGAAGCAAAGAAAACGGAGAAAGAGGTAGAACAAATGCAAATCAAGGAAGAGCCGGAAAAACCAAGGATTGAGACAAAATCAGAGGGAGAGGCCCCGAAAAATGCAGATGACGCTAAAGAAGATATTGTAGACAAAGATCTTAAAACAGAGGAAAAggtaacaacaaaaacatctgaGATACTGAAAGATGACCTCCAGAAGGATACAGAGACAAAATCTGatgaaaaggaaacaaaagatGAGCAAAAACCAGAGAAATCAGAGAAACCAGAGAAACCAGAGAAAGGTCCAGAGGAGCATATACCGGTGACTTCCGAGGACATCAAACAGACGGATACAATCAAGCCTGAGGTGAAAGAGATAGACAGTAAAACCTCTAAAGATGTGCAGCCTGAGTATAGTGTTCCAAAGATCTCACCGGAAAAAGAGCAAAGTAAAGAGGAGACCATTACAGAGAAAGATTCACAAGTTATCAAAGACACAAAAATTGAGAAACTGGATCAGACTGACAGTAGCGAGGTGAAGCAACCAAGTGTCAAGGTGGACGTGACAAAAAGTCTTCAGGAGGATCCTACACCCCTAAAAGATTCTGAAAAACCTGAGCCTACAGATAAAGCTCAAGCTTCCTCTGAGAAAGGGCAGGACAACAGCATGAAAGCagatctgaaaaaagaaaaagacatgcCAGCAGTAACTGAGAATAGAGTTAATATATGAAAGACTTTCAGAGACACCTTCACAGGATATAAGCAATGCAAAGTATACAAGTCATTAGCGGTTTAGATAAATCCTGTGTATGTTGcataaatgcttaaaaaactGCATGAAAAGATAAATAACTGCATGAAAAAACGAGTAACCTGCAGTGTTGACCTACATGCACCATAAGAGCTGATATATGCAAGTGTGCTGCTATTTAGGTTAAAGCTAGATTGatgaattaaaatatatacacatatatatatatgtatacggTACAAAACagaatgtatatgtttaaatgaaaatattttgctaTACCACAACTGCTTGTTAGGTGAATGTGTATATTTAACAGAATGCTCTATATTGGCAGAATAAATATTGTTTCAGCATACTACATTTGGTTTTTGGTGTGACTACTACTTTTCCCTCCTGCCTGTCTAACAGAAGttcacaacaaacatttttatatggtgcagatataaaatatgaaagtaTGACTCTGTGGATGGATAGCAAGAGTCAGATACATGATAAGCATTTTAGTGTTAAAAACAGGTCTATGGAGTGCATTATGGACGAAgtagtgttttgtatttatggtcgaactaatattaatataaagaataagacatacaccgatcaggtaaaacattatgaccacctcaCTAAAATTGTGTTTGCTGCAAAAACAGTTGTAACCCTTCGAGCtttaacagcattaacctcttcagcagtttgagcttcaggactgttggatcggaccacacgcaCCAGCATTCACTCCCACCTGCATCAATaagccttggccgcccatgaccctgttgctggttcaccactgttccttccttggagcacttttgatagatactgaccactgcagaccaggaaaaacCTCTGAGCCAATCCTTTAGCCCTCTCAATTTGATTACTCAAACTCAATTCTTCATCttgactttttttgtttctaacaAATCAACTGTTCATTTGCTGcatattccacccactaacaggtgccatgattaaGAGATAATGTTATTCACACACCGGCAATAATGttgtcaatgttatgcctgatcggtgatTTGATCCTTTAATAGTTACAATTAATGTGGGCAGTGTGCAACAACCGTTGCTCTTCTTCATCCTGCAAGTAAATAAGACCAAAGAAATGCAGATATCATGTCAGGAACACTACAAATCTGTCATTCAAACATCTGTGAATTGACTTGAATTGTATCCGTATGAGTGCAAAATCCTGTGATTTGCTTTGCAGCAGGAATTACTTTAAAATCAGTTTCATGTTCAAGATAACCAGAGCCAACTAGCAAACCCATGGGAATcactacataaaacaaaaaagcccAAAGCAAAATGAAAGTCAAAATGAAGTGCTGACTGGAATAATTGTTTGGAGcaaattttaaatgaagtatCAAAAGGGCCAGGGATGTTTAGATGTGTAATGAGGACAGACACTTAACTATTTTCCCAAGAGAAATCTCCTCTAATAGgttagtgtatattttatatatatagctatctatctatctatctatctatctatctataaataaaggtttaaataatattttgtatacacaaatcttttttattaatgtagaTTGCATTCATATGTTTAACTTACTAAATGAAACTGTACATTTTTGcttaaaaataatcacaaaacaATCAAACGGGGCTCAAAGACTTTATTgaaaagtttacacacacaaggacctCTATGGTTTTGTGCACACATGACCTCAGCAAGTCAGGTTCATAATGGTGAGACTAAAAGCTTTAGATACTGAACTCACATCCATTTTGGCATTACCTTAAGCTTCACCTAGTCATctttgcagagaaaaaaaaacaaaccaaaaaccaaaaaaaaaacacaaagccagCCATACTCCCAAACTGGTTCTTAAATCGctttcattcatccatttagGCCACCCAAAAACTGCTCAGTTTAAGGGCAGGTTTCAAGTACAAGTGCATCTCAAATCCTAGTGGCTGACAAATGGTACTATGGAGCAAgtattttctgtgtatgtggaccaaaaaaaaaaaaaaagcattgtttaAATAAGCAGATAtgaactttaaaatgtagttaatgtTTGCACACATTATGTTTAGATGACTAAGGAATACTAGGTAAACAAGCATCACATTCTCCCAATACCTCAATAACTTACTGCAGAGAAAATTCAACATGCAGACTTAATTACACATTGGTATGCAAGTAGAGATCATTAAATAGCCAACGGAGTGTGAGTTTCAGATAAGAAATCAAATTTAGCAGCAGAACCAATAAGTGACTATGTTTAGGAACACTATTAACCAAAAAACAGACACCACAGGGGGAAAGAATGAGCAGTACTGCAATGGTTACTAAAAATGGTCATATTTGTTGGAGTCTTTGAACACATCCCTTCCCATCCAGAATTCCCCTGCTGGTTAAGATTTAAGGCCAGATTCCTCTGATATTCCCTTGTCCCTGATGTGAGCGAGTGCAGGACTTCTAGGCTTCCAGCTCCAGCCCCAAACCCAGCTTATGGCCACCTGAATTGATGCTCTTTCCATCAACCAGGGCAGACAGGGTCAGCTTCACACCTGCACAAAACCATTGAAGCGTTGTTACAAGAAGGCTCCAGGTTTGCTTTAAGCATGACATTATTTTACACAGAACGGGAACATGAAGTGGGCGTTTGAAAGACAACGTGTAAAAGCTAAGAAGGATCTCTCCAAACCTTTAGTCACAgcccatatgtgtgtgtgtataatcattcccataatataaaaagaattgcttttcataaacatttagctgaaagAAAGACCACCACCATACCTGGTCTCAGAGTCTGTGTGTATCCAACACCCACTAGGCTGGTATTGTTCACTTTGGCCTGCAAAGATGATATTTAAAtccaaaaaattataatcactCTTCACAATGCTcatagaaacaaaaatacattacaaaatcATGTACTATGTAAACTGCTCATGGcacaatataaaattatataatataattaattgtcCAAGTTACCtcagaacatttaaagaaaagatCATGGACTCACACTAATGGAGGCATCCTTGTCCAGCTGGTACTTTGCACCGATACCAAAGCGTGTGCTGTTACTGCCTGCGGTCCAGGCCAGGTTCACCGCCGTCTCCATCTTATCACTCACTTTCTGGTAGATCGAGCCACCAAACTCTGAGCCATCATTACTGCAGAGAGCAGGACTACAGTCTTAGCACCAACAATGTGCGTACGGTTTACCTCACTACATAATGACATATTATGATACACAATGACACTATTACTGTGTGCACTCATTAGACAGGCTGTACTTACACATTAGTGTGCAGCTGGAAGTCACCAGTCTTGTAGCCTACAGCAAAGTTGTTCTGGGTCATCTTGGACTTGGCTGTATCGAAGGACATCTGGTAGCCAGCAAGCCATCCTTCATAACCAACCACACCAGCGGCATGGATAGTTGGACCAGCAAAGTCGAAGTCAACATCGCAGCCCAAATTGACATATTCCCGTTTGTAGGCTGTCTTGACTTTTCCACTTTTCTtgctaataaaaagaaatgtttttgacaaatgaacattttgtaacAGAATTTTCCAAGGcagaattataattataataagttacagtaaaaccccgttgtacaaCCAACAAATAGTACGCGCAAACGGAGACAAGAACTTGCTCGCAAAATTGTAccgtttcacgagcaaatttcaaaggcacgagcaaacccacgctgccggatCCCCGTTTTCAGCCGAGGGAAGCATCAGttgcttagttgatgac harbors:
- the LOC124395631 gene encoding neurofilament medium polypeptide, producing the protein MDRLLHGPSWRREEQRYQPAPSSQRLARTPALSRAGGNAGPAPKPGHSSRHFSPELPLMMTNEKELLRGLNDRFAGFIETVHRLESQNRALEKEIEEIRLKAKSTTALAKQYEPELQDLRRQAHDMAMQKHQIELEQKRVEDEFNALREKCEQEARSRAEAEESIAALKKYIDNAYLSKEEMDRKATALEDEIEFLKRNHEAEVAEMLTQMKETRVPVEVKGFGKGELTAALREIRAQLEGRAFCPDSHNDQRFNNQLAKLTKAAETGREALIATKAEISQYRKQLQSKNVELDSVRGMREALERQLYDLEQRHTAEIHHYQDTIRELEQELKNTKYDMSSHVQEYHDLLNVKMALDAEIYSYRKLLESEESRYSTLSDAQIPVPYVYRQSPIYTLPSVPRVGGVTRKAEPQYKFVEEIITETTREDIEISDTGSEDAEEQREGEKVCSEKENADTAEPGKEDLVEEKTQESETQDKTERPDEEKPTGNVEEEQSLKESTGVSTELKEDEINTEPAQNNVTTPEQTEEKETDQADKESDPDSKTQEPDLETKPEQTQAETSTNEDVEMVALDTEKVKQDIAKEINQASVEQPEPKEQTATQEVITEPGKSTMEEIPPKSENEKVKEKTEHVAEPEDSSTGKMMEKDRESDQLKSVEVDASTADPQPVSQKAEAGEETRPNSEADSKQTVETSEADVLDTTKAASAQDNAVEVQKELAEKVKTDAPLKSEVVEEKPEEKKMDSKPEVDTETMIPGKGDSLQSTEAHISKEDVSKPAAKETNVETSEPSEKEEIQTKDVMDSAKKEESTEAKKTEKEVEQMQIKEEPEKPRIETKSEGEAPKNADDAKEDIVDKDLKTEEKVTTKTSEILKDDLQKDTETKSDEKETKDEQKPEKSEKPEKPEKGPEEHIPVTSEDIKQTDTIKPEVKEIDSKTSKDVQPEYSVPKISPEKEQSKEETITEKDSQVIKDTKIEKLDQTDSSEVKQPSVKVDVTKSLQEDPTPLKDSEKPEPTDKAQASSEKGQDNSMKADLKKEKDMPAVTENRVNI
- the vdac2 gene encoding voltage-dependent anion-selective channel protein 2, translating into MAVPPAYADLGKSAKDIFNKGYGFGLVKLDVKTKSASGVEFKTSGSSNTDTSKVVGSLETKYKRSEYGLTFTEKWNTDNTLGTEITIEDQIAKGLKLTFDTTFSPNTGKKSGKVKTAYKREYVNLGCDVDFDFAGPTIHAAGVVGYEGWLAGYQMSFDTAKSKMTQNNFAVGYKTGDFQLHTNVNDGSEFGGSIYQKVSDKMETAVNLAWTAGSNSTRFGIGAKYQLDKDASISAKVNNTSLVGVGYTQTLRPGVKLTLSALVDGKSINSGGHKLGLGLELEA